In one Lolium rigidum isolate FL_2022 chromosome 3, APGP_CSIRO_Lrig_0.1, whole genome shotgun sequence genomic region, the following are encoded:
- the LOC124697153 gene encoding adenylosuccinate synthetase 2, chloroplastic, translating into MSGGANAGHTIYNSEGKKFSLHLVPSGILSENTQCVIGNGAVVHLPGFFKEIDGLESNGVSCEGRILVSDRAHLLFDFHQVVDGLREVELGNSFIGTTKRGIGPCYSNKVIRNGLRVSDLRHMDTFGAKLSTLLKDAAMRFKGFEYSSKTLKEEVEKYEKYAERLGPYITDTVHFMNESILQKKKILVEGGQASTMLDIDFGTYPFVTSSSPSAGGICTGLGIAPRSLGDIIGVVKAYTTRVGSGPFPTELLGKTGDLLRASGMEFGTTTGRPRRCGWLDIVALKYCCQINGFSSLNLTKLDVLTGLKEIKLGTSYCTEDGKTLESFPADLDLLEQTKVKYEVLPGWEEDIALVRDYNDLPETARLYVERIEELVGIPVHYIGVGPGRDALIYK; encoded by the exons ATGAGT GGCGGAGCTAATGCTGGGCATACTATATATAATTCCGAGGGAAAGAAGTTCTCCCTGCATCTTGTTCCATCGGGGATCCTCAGTGAGAACACACAGTGTGTGATTGGTAATGGAGCAGTAGTTCACCTTCCTGGTTTCTTTAAAGAAATTGATGGACTGGAGTCCAACGGAGTTTCCTGCGAAGGAAGGATTCTGGTATCGGATCGTGCCCATCTTCTGTTTGATTTTCATCAAGTTGTTGATGGGCTTAGAGAGGTGGAGCTTGGAAACTCCTTTATAGGAACAACAAAGAGGGGAATCGGACCATGTTATTCGAACAAAGTTATCAGGAATGGACTCAGGGTTAGTGATCTGAGACATATGGACACCTTTGGTGCTAAGCTCAGTACCCTACTGAAAGACGCAGCTATGCGCTTCAAAGGGTTTGAATACAGTAGCAAGACCCTCAAAGAGGAGGTCGAGAAGTACGAAAAGTATGCTGAACGTCTTGGACCTTATATTACCGATACCGTGCATTTCATGAACGAGTCGATCTTGCAAAAGAAGAAAATATTGGTTGAAGGTGGTCAAGCTT CTACCATGTTAGATATTGATTTTGGCACATATCCATTTGTTACTTCCTCAAGTCCCTCAGCCGGGGGAATCTGTACTGGCCTTGGTATTGCTCCAAGAAGCCTTGGCGATATCATTGGAGTG GTAAAAGCTTATACAACCAGGGTTGGATCTGGTCCGTTCCCAACAGAGTTGTTGGGCAAGACTGGTGATTTGCTCCGTGCCTCTGGAATGGAATTCGGGACTACAACAGGTCGGCCTAGGCGTTGTGGCTGGCTTGATATAGTCGCACTCAAATACTGCTGCCAAATCAATGGTTTCTCATCTCTAAATCTCACGAAACTCGACGTGTTAACTGGACTCAAGGAAATTAAGCTGGGCACCTCGTACTGTACTGAAGATGGTAAAACACTCGAATCATTCCCGGCAGACCTTGATTTGTTGGAGCAAACTAAG GTCAAGTACGAGGTCCTACCTGGGTGGGAGGAAGACATAGCCTTGGTACGAGACTACAACGATCTCCCGGAGACTGCTCGTTTATATGTGGAGAGGATAGAGGAGCTGGTCGGTATTCCGGTCCATTACATTGGTGTTGGACCTGGACGTGATGCTCTCATATACAAATAG